One genomic segment of Vagococcus intermedius includes these proteins:
- a CDS encoding cobalt-factor II C(20)-methyltransferase: protein MAKFYGIGTGPGDSDLMTVKGANLLKKMSVLYTPEAKKASKSLALSIVEPFLNPELEIKQRHFPMTNDWEEKMISWQTIAKEISADVRSGQDVAFITLGDPMVYSTYSYLLDLLDDDIETETVPGIASFISMASQVQLPLCIDEEKFAVIPATVSAEEIKNGILQNDTVVLMKVANHLPKVLPILREANLLEQTILISHASQAKEVRQMTIKNLKETDKLSYFSTMIVYKNRQF, encoded by the coding sequence ATGGCAAAATTTTATGGGATTGGTACCGGTCCAGGAGACAGTGATTTAATGACAGTCAAGGGGGCAAATTTACTAAAAAAAATGTCTGTTTTATATACACCCGAAGCAAAAAAAGCTAGTAAGAGCTTAGCTTTATCGATTGTTGAACCATTTTTGAATCCAGAGTTAGAAATTAAGCAACGTCATTTTCCTATGACGAATGATTGGGAAGAAAAAATGATCAGTTGGCAAACCATTGCTAAGGAAATTTCAGCTGATGTTCGCAGTGGGCAAGATGTGGCTTTTATTACCTTAGGGGATCCAATGGTTTATAGCACTTATAGTTACTTACTAGATCTTTTAGATGATGATATTGAAACCGAGACCGTTCCAGGCATCGCTTCCTTTATTAGTATGGCCTCGCAAGTTCAATTACCATTATGTATTGATGAAGAAAAATTTGCGGTAATTCCAGCCACAGTATCTGCTGAAGAAATTAAAAATGGCATTTTGCAAAATGATACAGTCGTTCTAATGAAAGTTGCCAACCATCTACCAAAAGTCTTACCTATTTTAAGAGAAGCTAATTTGTTAGAGCAGACTATTCTAATTAGTCATGCTTCACAAGCTAAAGAAGTCCGTCAAATGACGATTAAGAATCTTAAAGAGACTGATAAATTATCTTATTTTTCAACGATGATTGTTTATAAAAATCGCCAGTTTTAA